A single window of Ovis aries strain OAR_USU_Benz2616 breed Rambouillet chromosome 24, ARS-UI_Ramb_v3.0, whole genome shotgun sequence DNA harbors:
- the YWHAG gene encoding 14-3-3 protein gamma: MVDREQLVQKARLAEQAERYDDMAAAMKNVTELNEPLSNEERNLLSVAYKNVVGARRSSWRVISSIEQKTSADGNEKKIEMVRAYREKIEKELEAVCQDVLSLLDNYLIKNCSETQYESKVFYLKMKGDYYRYLAEVATGEKRATVVESSEKAYSEAHEISKEHMQPTHPIRLGLALNYSVFYYEIQNAPEQACHLAKTAFDDAIAELDTLNEDSYKDSTLIMQLLRDNLTLWTSDQQDDDGGEGNN, from the exons ATGGTGGACCGCGAGCAACTGGTGCAGAAAGCCCGGCTGGCGGAGCAGGCGGAGCGCTACGACGACATGGCCGCTGCCATGAAGAAC GTGACAGAGCTGAATGAGCCACTGTCCAATGAAGAAAGAAACCTTCTCTCTGTGGCCTACAAGAATGTAGTCGGGGCACGCCGTTCTTCCTGGAGGGTTATCAGTAGCATCGAGCAGAAGACATCTGCCGACGGTAACGAGAAGAAAATAGAGATGGTCCGTGCTTACCGTGAAAAAATAGAGAAGGAGTTGGAGGCCGTATGTCAGGATGTGCTGAGCCTGCTGGATAACTACCTGATCAAGAATTGCAGCGAGACCCAGTATGAGAGCAAAGTGTTTTACCTGAAGATGAAAGGGGACTATTACCGCTACCTGGCTGAGGTCGCCACCGGTGAGAAGAGGGCGACCGTCGTGGAGTCGTCTGAGAAGGCCTACAGCGAAGCCCACGAGATCAGCAAGGAGCACATGCAGCCCACTCACCCCATTAGATTAGGCCTGGCCCTTAACTACTCCGTCTTCTACTACGAGATCCAGAACGCCCCGGAGCAAGCCTGCCACTTGGCCAAGACCGCCTTCGACGACGCCATCGCCGAGCTCGACACCCTCAACGAGGACTCCTACAAGGACTCCACGCTGATCATGCAGCTGCTCCGTGACAACCTCACGCTCTGGACGAGCGACCAGCAAGACGACGACGGCGGCGAAGGCAACAATTAA